The following are from one region of the Gemmatimonadaceae bacterium genome:
- a CDS encoding metal ABC transporter permease: protein MPAPSELLLPLGMAVAAGLVGSVAVMRRMTLASDAISHVALPGVGVAILLHFNPVLGALAALLVGTLLVWAVERQTRIPTEAIIGVVFSAALAIGSMMASGEELIDALFGAPHTLGRAELLLGSLAAVLVVVFMVRARSELVISLVSPDLARTAGVDVARVDLLFLLAFALTVALGLRYLGVLLMGSLIIIPAATAKQLARSLRGMQLISVGIAVFATLTGALAGPLLGVETGPLTIVVAAGVFFVSLVVRRAD from the coding sequence ATGCCGGCGCCTAGCGAGCTGCTGCTCCCCCTCGGGATGGCGGTGGCCGCCGGGCTCGTGGGATCGGTGGCCGTGATGCGGCGCATGACCCTGGCCTCCGACGCCATCTCGCACGTGGCCCTGCCCGGCGTGGGGGTCGCCATCCTGCTGCACTTCAACCCGGTCCTCGGCGCGCTCGCCGCGCTGTTGGTGGGCACCCTGCTCGTGTGGGCCGTGGAGCGCCAGACGCGCATCCCCACCGAAGCGATCATCGGCGTGGTGTTCTCCGCCGCGCTCGCCATCGGGAGCATGATGGCGTCGGGCGAGGAACTCATCGACGCGCTGTTCGGCGCGCCCCACACGCTGGGCCGCGCCGAACTGCTGCTCGGCAGCCTCGCCGCCGTGCTCGTCGTCGTGTTCATGGTGCGGGCGCGGAGTGAACTGGTGATCTCGCTCGTCTCGCCCGATCTGGCGCGCACCGCCGGCGTGGACGTGGCGCGCGTGGACCTGCTGTTCCTGCTCGCGTTCGCGCTCACCGTGGCCCTCGGCCTGCGCTACCTCGGCGTGCTGCTGATGGGTTCGCTGATCATCATCCCCGCCGCCACCGCCAAACAATTGGCGCGGAGCCTGCGCGGCATGCAGCTCATCTCGGTGGGCATCGCCGTGTTCGCCACCCTCACCGGCGCGCTGGCCGGCCCGCTGCTCGGGGTCGAAACCGGGCCGCTCACGATCGTCGTCGCGGCGGGCGTGTTCTTCGTGAGCCTGGTGGTCCGCCGCGCCGACTGA
- a CDS encoding metal ABC transporter ATP-binding protein: MPSALDVQHLSVTFGKDRVLRDLSFSVDAGSTLAIIGPNGSGKTVLFRALIGTVPYEGTLVWAPGARIGYVPQKLDIERDLPITGFDFLHAKADVSHAPRDEIARALHDVSLDAEIAHRPIGTLSGGQFQRLLVAFALMGHPSVLLFDEPTAGVDQPGEESIYALFRHLQREQKFTLLLISHELNLVYRYADNVLCLSRAAACFGPPIDVLTTERLQEMYGAQVKFHDHEHGHPHAGA; the protein is encoded by the coding sequence ATGCCCTCCGCCCTCGACGTCCAGCACCTCTCGGTCACCTTCGGCAAAGACCGCGTGCTGCGGGACCTGAGCTTCTCCGTGGATGCCGGGAGCACACTCGCCATCATCGGCCCCAACGGGTCGGGCAAGACGGTGCTGTTCCGGGCCCTCATCGGCACGGTGCCCTACGAGGGCACCCTCGTCTGGGCGCCCGGCGCGCGGATCGGCTACGTGCCGCAGAAGCTCGACATCGAGCGCGACCTGCCGATCACCGGGTTCGATTTCCTGCACGCCAAGGCCGACGTCTCCCACGCGCCGCGCGATGAGATCGCCCGCGCGCTCCACGACGTGAGCCTCGACGCCGAGATCGCCCACCGGCCCATCGGCACGCTCTCCGGCGGGCAGTTCCAGCGCCTGCTGGTGGCGTTCGCTCTCATGGGGCACCCCTCGGTGCTGCTGTTCGACGAGCCCACGGCGGGCGTGGACCAGCCCGGCGAGGAGAGCATCTACGCGCTGTTCCGCCACCTCCAGCGGGAGCAGAAGTTCACCCTCCTGCTCATCTCGCACGAACTCAACCTGGTGTACCGCTACGCGGACAACGTGCTCTGCCTGTCGCGGGCCGCGGCGTGCTTCGGCCCGCCCATCGACGTGCTCACCACCGAGCGGCTCCAGGAGATGTACGGGGCGCAGGTGAAGTTCCACGATCACGAGCACGGACACCCGCATGCCGGCGCCTAG